aaaaaaatataacaaataataaaattttagtgTTGTTTAGAAATTGGAATCTCTCAAAAAGCAACAGGTTGCATCAGGTAGAAGGAATAGTATTTGGTTTTAGACAGATTTCAAATTTCAGCTTTTATTAGTGGACTTGAGTTTGGATCTTAATTTCGATACATGGTTTGATGTGCAAGACATGACTTCCAGGTTGTGGGCCGAGACCTGAGTTTGGATCTTAATTTCGATATCGTCGTTATGGACAGATTTAACATTTACCATAGGGGGTGGCTGTTATCTCCTGATAAACGTTTAAATGGCAATCCATGCTGACTGTCTTCCCAAACATCAGTCATGCCAATACATGATTACAATAGTTATGGTATTGCCATCATATCGGTCAGTCCAGAAGCCGTAGGCCTCTTTGAGCAGTTATGACTTACCGAAGCCACCCACTGTGGCGTTTTGGGAAGCACGATTTTTCATTTGAAATAAATTGGCAACTAGAGAAGTTGGGAagcatcaaaaaaaaaaaaggagcatGGGCAATTCGTAGTGCAGCATTTCAAGATTTTGATCCCACATCGAAATTTTGAAAGAGAATAAAAAGGTTTGGGCCGGAACAGGAAGGACCACCCACTGTCACAACTTAAGCTTTGCCTTGCCTACTGCTACAACTACAAGCACTTTCCGCTTGTTGTAACCACCCACAATCTCTTCACATGCGCTCACACTCAATTCCTGCCATTCATGCGCTTCTGTTTCGTACTTCCCAACACTCAATTCCTCTTTTTCTTGTATAAATCTTTAATTTATGATTAATAAATTGTAATCAACAAAAACAAACGTTTAACAAAGCTCTCAACCACATAAATTAGATAAGCAAAGCCCTCCCTACTCAAATTAaacaatgtaaaaaaaaaaaaaaaactaagaaaaAACAAATTAACGGACTGGCATAATTACGATTCAGGACAAGATCACTGATGaaactgtaatagcccaaatttcagcAATGTCAAAAATAGTAGTTCAAGACCACCAAATTCGAAAAATGAActcttatattatattatttaatatttatgagccaaatgtagcttttaaaatatttttgaaataataaattgtgttttataaagatttgtttggtcaataaattaagaaaaaaagtaTCGAGCTCTCGGTGttataaaccaagccataaatatttttataaatatttacggagtgtcaataaggtagtattaaaatttcgttagaaaattttgacgtttgggtgattaattaaataaaaaggactaacttgaaaaaggtgtaaaagttactaaaaggattaaatagctcaattgtcaaataaggaaggacctaaagtggaAATAAGCCTAAACGAGATACTTTGGGCGGCACAAGCATAGAAAAATCAGGAAAATTGAGGAAATAAtggcaaaatgggaaaataacaaaatttactaaataaaaaggggactagaatggaatatctagaattctcttcatttctcgtcattttcatcagctgaaaaacagtcATGGAAAAGGGTTAAAGCTGGTTTTCATaatctagcttcatgtaagtttaattcttgctttctccttgaaatttctaagattttggacttttacaattgggtccaacttactatgtcattagtttttgattccatggctaatttttaaagtttctatggatgagtgctggaagaatatgatgaataaatatagaattaaagctttaatttcgatgtataatgatttcatcaagtaaaattgatggaaattgattttaggacctaattatgaaagagtttggaattaaggCCTAGTGTTAAAGTTCTGATTTTCAGgggttatgaagtagtttaaaataatagactaaagtattaatttagaaaaattagctcaattgaggagttaattgagtaaggactgaattgtatgaactgtgaaatttggggtaaaatagaaatcaacatttgcattaaaactgttttgggaagcagcagtagtctaattttaaaaaatcaccaaaaattttagaaatctaattagaagatgaataaaatatgaaattaaagcttattgagtctagttttttatagaagaaacgatgtaagcaatggaattgtaaatcatgagatataataaattttatgagacacggtcagaatgatttcgagttcccctattttgacttcataaaatcatcaaaaattgaagaaaaataattaggggcttaaatttatatgtttagaatcctgaatgagtctatttttaagagaaaaaaacaggaatattattcaaattctgtacgaggagataattaatttttagtgaaaaagggtcggaactgtcaaatagcagaataggggtgactttaaagaataaattgtacttattggttaaaccaaaaaattctgaaaattttatggtaagaagatacgtgagtctagtttcaagaaaaattagcagatattaatttggagttctatagctcaagataaaaataatttagtgactatgagaCAGAtgaatagcttgaatattcatataagtaaatagtaaaaattatagacaatgttacttacaagtgtgttatatatattaaggatatggaatggataggaggaggaggaaaatatgtgagtaacttatgcataaattgatcacatgctcgattatatttggtaaatgttaaactttgttaaaatgaaaaatgttataaattcatgtttgaattaaatgttacatatattaaagaataatttgaatatttgatattgcctaataaatgaatatccgatattgcttagtaaatgtcaagccaaatataaaaaaaatatgttataagtGGAATATGTGTGAAAGAATGTAGTAAGTATTTTCATGGTTATTATTAAGCTCATTCACATGAACCTGTgatttgaaattgtgatagacAGGAAGAAATAGTGAATAGCATGCTTATGTGTGGTTATATGTATTTAtgtgaaatacaagaaaatgatggttatatatttgatatatggagacatgcgactatgatatatgaacatggaatataTTTTATAGATGTGctcgttcataattatagaattgtgcaactcaagtgtactatttatataaaataatatttcaaatgatttgatgagTAAAGCTCCAATGTGAGATAGTATGAAATTaagacaaattgttatgaaagcgtatttaaaatatatagatatgattgttataagttatatgaataaatgatgtgtaaaagtatatgcacatgagaaatttaatgaaagttgagcccatacatgctttttgatatttatatgaattatatgactaacaatATGATAAGAATAGTTATTAGGGCTCATGATCAATTCGAATAATTATGTTTTGCATAATTATGTTGAATATATAAAAGCagtaagttaattaccatgttatacgaagttattaaatattacatgtttactttgttttatttttttccttaattaataatgattcgataagctccggtaatgcctcgtaccctattccgatgacggatacgggtaggggatGTTACAAAAAAGACAGTGACAAAATGTTACAAAAAAGACAGTGACAAAGACCGTAAAAATGATAGTGCCCAAAAGAGAATCACTCACGTGACCGGCGGCATCATTCGATGTGTTGTTCTCTGACAAACCAGTTGGCGCATCGGCCGGGGATCCGACTGGGGTGCCAGTTGGTGGAGCTGGTGGTGAAGCTGTTAGTGGTGACGCTGCTTCAGACATTGGAGATGGGCTTGGAGATAAATATGGTGTAGGTGAAGGCGAAGAAACTGGTTCTAGGGCTGGTGCTGACGACGGTGACTTGTCGAACAACTCAGAAGAGAGCAAAACATTGTCAACGGTGAAAATGGCGACCGACGATGAGTCAAAAACTACTTCGGCGACCCTAGATGGGCCAACCCCTGTGTGTAGTGTCACCGAGTTACCGACGATTGTAACTGTCAAATCGTACTTTCCAGCACCGTTAGTCGCCATTGTACTGATCGGGTCCTTCGTCGTCTTCAACGTTCCCTTAGGTTTGTAATCCGAAGAGGCATGATACTCTAAAAGTGAGACTTGTTCTGCATTGGTGAGCTTGCTCAAATCAAGGACACCTTCAGCTTTAAAAGCTTCATCGAACGGAGCAAAAACGGTCAACCCTTTATCAAGCGCCGACTCATAAGTCTTAAGCATGCCACTGCTGGTAAGCAAACTAGCAAAAGTCTTGTAGCCGGCTTTTTCAAGCAAACCAGTAATGTTGAAGCCAAAAAACAACGAGGCCAGAGACGTTAAGATACCTGGAGCGATAATTGGAGCGTTGATCTCAAGGATGGAGATATTGTAGGGAATCTGCTTAACAGACTTAGTGTAAGAGGAGTCGAGTTTGGAGCCAAGAATTGCGGAGCCGAAGCCGACTTTGCCACCTAGGAGGTTGGTGATGTTAAAGAAACTAAGGTTTCCAAGGGCATTGCCAGTGGTTCGATAAAGCGTGGTGGTGAGGGTAGTGCCATCAGAGATTTTTTGGAGCTTTTGGGGGTCCTAGTAGTCCAGAAGAACGTGAAGCCTGAGGATGTTTTTGACGACTAAAAGGGGATGTTTGGATGTGAGGGCAGACATAGCCCCTTTGTTGAGGACAAGGCAAGTGATGGTCTTTCGGGTGTTAATATCATCGGCCAACTTTGTTTGGGTGAGGAAACTATTGTAAACAGAGTAATCTAGAAAACCTTCGAGAATGGCAATTATATTGTGGCCATTGACCGAAATGACAACTAAAGAGAGCGTGAAAAAGAGCAAGTTGAGTCGGTGAAATGCGCCCATTGTAAACGTTGAAGGGATAGGAGGCAGGCAGCGAAGCTTAATCAGTGAATAAGCAAAGTATAAGTCGAACAAGAGCTAAAAAGAAGGACTCGGGTTAGAATATTAATCAGGGTTAAAATAATAACAACTATGGTTTAATAATCAGAAAAAAGGATAGGACCACGTGAGATGAGTCAGACGCCACAGCTAGAAAGGAAATATAAAAAGATTTTGTGGTTATATTGAGGATAATGGACTTTGCCTTTTTACTTTATACCATCATTGAAGCTATTCGTTATGCTTGTCATAGAGAAATAGGCTTTTTATAACGGCTATTAACCCAAAGGTTAGGGTCAACGACTCTTAGGTTGACTTTGTCTATGTTGCTTGGTCAATCCTTTGGTTCATTTCTAGCTTTAAAAACTTTGCGTTGGTGTGAAGAATGTAGAACTCTACTGCAAGTGTCTGATCTAATTAATATTTGATGAATTATGTACTTATTAACATAAATCTCAATGTGGCACAGAGAACTTTCATGATTCACCCAAAACATTTCCTTTTTATAAAGCTTGCTTGTACCCCACACCACTTGACTACTTTGCACATCCACATCCCCCATCCTCCATAATCTCCATATTCTTAAGCATCTATGTTCTGTGTTATTTAACCTTTCCTCTCTCATCTTATTTGTGTGGCTTTTAAATGCCCTGTCTgacataataataatgttaatatCGATGTCTTTATTTTCTATACGGATGAGTTTGatttataaaataaacataacaaTCAATCAGAAAATTACGGtttcattaaaatttaatgaattttcataaaGTAACATGAA
This is a stretch of genomic DNA from Gossypium arboreum isolate Shixiya-1 chromosome 11, ASM2569848v2, whole genome shotgun sequence. It encodes these proteins:
- the LOC108459755 gene encoding LOW QUALITY PROTEIN: fasciclin-like arabinogalactan protein 10 (The sequence of the model RefSeq protein was modified relative to this genomic sequence to represent the inferred CDS: substituted 1 base at 1 genomic stop codon), encoding MGAFHRLNLLFFTLSLVVISVNGHNIIAILEGFLDYSVYNSFLTQTKLADDINTRKTITCLVLNKGAMSALTSKHPLLVVKNILRLHVLLDYXDPQKLQKISDGTTLTTTLYRTTGNALGNLSFFNITNLLGGKVGFGSAILGSKLDSSYTKSVKQIPYNISILEINAPIIAPGILTSLASLFFGFNITGLLEKAGYKTFASLLTSSGMLKTYESALDKGLTVFAPFDEAFKAEGVLDLSKLTNAEQVSLLEYHASSDYKPKGTLKTTKDPISTMATNGAGKYDLTVTIVGNSVTLHTGVGPSRVAEVVFDSSSVAIFTVDNVLLSSELFDKSPSSAPALEPVSSPSPTPYLSPSPSPMSEAASPLTASPPAPPTGTPVGSPADAPTGLSENNTSNDAAGHVSDSLLGTIIFTVFVTVFFVTFCHCLFCNIPYPYPSSE